One part of the Arabidopsis thaliana chromosome 1 sequence genome encodes these proteins:
- the BCAT-1 gene encoding branched-chain amino acid transaminase 1 has product MYSQSPIDIFEGIFVVTYKSWLRNLNTEKENASNFPSSLYIFQPLSVSLPLCSFSNIFFRVGTTSLIIIFSTPINKRYILEFHFGAQTKLVQHSSYMALRRCLPQYSTTSSYLSKIWGFRMHGTKAAASVVEEHVSGAEREDEEYADVDWDNLGFSLVRTDFMFATKSCRDGNFEQGYLSRYGNIELNPAAGILNYGQGLIEGMKAYRGEDGRVLLFRPELNAMRMKIGAERMCMHSPSVHQFIEGVKQTVLANRRWVPPPGKGSLYLRPLLFGSGASLGVAAASEYTFLVFGSPVQNYFKEGTAALNLYVEEVIPRAYLGGTGGVKAISNYGPVLEVMRRAKSRGFSDVLYLDADTGKNIEEVSAANIFLVKGNTIVTPATSGTILGGITRKSIIEIALDLGYKVEERSVPVEELKEAEEVFCTGTAAGVASVGSITFKNTRTEYKVGDGIVTQQLRSILVGIQTGSIQDTKDWVLQIA; this is encoded by the exons ATGTACTCCCAATCTCCCATAGATATTTTCGAAGGTATTTTTGTGGTAACGTACAAGTCTTGGCTTCGTAATCTAAATaccgaaaaagaaaatgcCTCTAACTTCCCTTcctctctctatatatttcaaccactctctgtctctcttcctctttgtagtttctcaaatattttcttcagAGTTGGCACGACCTCATTAATAATAATCTTCTCTACACCTATCAATAAGAGAtatattttagagtttcacTTTGGTGCACAAACAAAGCTCGTACAACATTCTTCGTATATGGCTCTTCGTCGCTGCTTACCTCAATATTCAACAACTTCATCTTATCTCTCCAAG ATCTGGGGATTTCGTATGCATGGGACCAAGGCAGCAGCTTCTGTTGTAGAAGAACATGTCTCGGGGGCAGAACG TGAGGATGAAGAATATGCTGATGTAGATTGGGACAACCTTGGATTCAGTCTTGTACGGACAGATTTCATGTTCGCCACCAAAAGTTGCAGAGACGGAAACTTCGAACAGGGTTACCTTAGCCGTTACGGCAACATCGAGCTCAACCCTGCTGCTGGAATTCTCAACTATGGCCAG GGACTAATAGAGGGGATGAAAGCGTACAGAGGAGAAGACGGTAGGGTTCTTCTCTTCCGTCCAGAGCTAAACGCGATGCGTATGAAGATAGGAGCTGAGAGAATGTGTATGCATTCTCCTTCTGTTCATCAGTTTATTGAAGGTGTTAAGCAGACCGTTCTTGCAAACAGGCGTTGG gttCCTCCTCCGGGCAAAGGCTCGTTGTATCTCAGACCGTTGTTGTTCGGAAGTGGAGCAAGCTTGGGTGTGGCTGCAGCATCAGAGTACACGTTTCTTGTGTTTGGCTCTCCTGTTCAAAACTACTTCAAG GAAGGCACAGCGGCGTTGAACCTGTATGTGGAGGAGGTGATTCCACGCGCTTATCTTGGAGGAACTGGTGGTGTAAAGGCAATATCCAATTACGGTCCA GTGCTTGAAGTGATGAGAAGAGCAAAATCAAGAGGGTTTTCGGATGTTTTGTATCTTGATGCAGATACTGGGAAGAACATAGAAGAAGTCTCTGCTGCTAATATATTCCTTGTGAAG GGCAATACAATAGTGACACCAGCTACGAGCGGAACGATTCTCGGAGGGATCACACGTAAGAGCATAATCGAAATCGCCCTTGATCTTGGTTACAAA GTGGAAGAACGAAGTGTTCCGGTAGAAGAACTGAAGGAAGCTGAAGAAGTTTTCTGCACTGGAACTGCCGCTGGAGTTGCTTCTGTTGGAAGCATCACTTTTAAGAACACAAg GACTGAGTACAAAGTTGGAGATGGGATTGTTACACAGCAACTTCGATCTATTCTTGTCGGAATACAAACTGGTTCTATCCAAGACACTAAAGATTGGGTTTTGCAGATTGCCTAA
- the BCAT-1 gene encoding branched-chain amino acid transaminase 1 — MYSQSPIDIFEGIFVVTYKSWLRNLNTEKENASNFPSSLYIFQPLSVSLPLCSFSNIFFRVGTTSLIIIFSTPINKRYILEFHFGAQTKLVQHSSYMALRRCLPQYSTTSSYLSKIWGFRMHGTKAAASVVEEHVSGAEREDEEYADVDWDNLGFSLVRTDFMFATKSCRDGNFEQGYLSRYGNIELNPAAGILNYGQGLIEGMKAYRGEDGRVLLFRPELNAMRMKIGAERMCMHSPSVHQFIEGVKQTVLANRRWVPPPGKGSLYLRPLLFGSGASLGVAAASEYTFLVFGSPVQNYFKEGTAALNLYVEEVIPRAYLGGTGGVKAISNYGPVLEVMRRAKSRGFSDVLYLDADTGKNIEEVSAANIFLVKGNTIVTPATSGTILGGITRGRTKCSGRRTEGS, encoded by the exons ATGTACTCCCAATCTCCCATAGATATTTTCGAAGGTATTTTTGTGGTAACGTACAAGTCTTGGCTTCGTAATCTAAATaccgaaaaagaaaatgcCTCTAACTTCCCTTcctctctctatatatttcaaccactctctgtctctcttcctctttgtagtttctcaaatattttcttcagAGTTGGCACGACCTCATTAATAATAATCTTCTCTACACCTATCAATAAGAGAtatattttagagtttcacTTTGGTGCACAAACAAAGCTCGTACAACATTCTTCGTATATGGCTCTTCGTCGCTGCTTACCTCAATATTCAACAACTTCATCTTATCTCTCCAAG ATCTGGGGATTTCGTATGCATGGGACCAAGGCAGCAGCTTCTGTTGTAGAAGAACATGTCTCGGGGGCAGAACG TGAGGATGAAGAATATGCTGATGTAGATTGGGACAACCTTGGATTCAGTCTTGTACGGACAGATTTCATGTTCGCCACCAAAAGTTGCAGAGACGGAAACTTCGAACAGGGTTACCTTAGCCGTTACGGCAACATCGAGCTCAACCCTGCTGCTGGAATTCTCAACTATGGCCAG GGACTAATAGAGGGGATGAAAGCGTACAGAGGAGAAGACGGTAGGGTTCTTCTCTTCCGTCCAGAGCTAAACGCGATGCGTATGAAGATAGGAGCTGAGAGAATGTGTATGCATTCTCCTTCTGTTCATCAGTTTATTGAAGGTGTTAAGCAGACCGTTCTTGCAAACAGGCGTTGG gttCCTCCTCCGGGCAAAGGCTCGTTGTATCTCAGACCGTTGTTGTTCGGAAGTGGAGCAAGCTTGGGTGTGGCTGCAGCATCAGAGTACACGTTTCTTGTGTTTGGCTCTCCTGTTCAAAACTACTTCAAG GAAGGCACAGCGGCGTTGAACCTGTATGTGGAGGAGGTGATTCCACGCGCTTATCTTGGAGGAACTGGTGGTGTAAAGGCAATATCCAATTACGGTCCA GTGCTTGAAGTGATGAGAAGAGCAAAATCAAGAGGGTTTTCGGATGTTTTGTATCTTGATGCAGATACTGGGAAGAACATAGAAGAAGTCTCTGCTGCTAATATATTCCTTGTGAAG GGCAATACAATAGTGACACCAGCTACGAGCGGAACGATTCTCGGAGGGATCACAC GTGGAAGAACGAAGTGTTCCGGTAGAAGAACTGAAGGAAGCTGA
- the BCAT-1 gene encoding branched-chain amino acid transaminase 1: protein MYSQSPIDIFEGIFVVTYKSWLRNLNTEKENASNFPSSLYIFQPLSVSLPLCSFSNIFFRVGTTSLIIIFSTPINKRYILEFHFGAQTKLVQHSSYMALRRCLPQYSTTSSYLSKIWGFRMHGTKAAASVVEEHVSGAEREDEEYADVDWDNLGFSLVRTDFMFATKSCRDGNFEQGYLSRYGNIELNPAAGILNYGQGLIEGMKAYRGEDGRVLLFRPELNAMRMKIGAERMCMHSPSVHQFIEGVKQTVLANRRWVPPPGKGSLYLRPLLFGSGASLGVAAASEYTFLVFGSPVQNYFKEGTAALNLYVEEVIPRAYLGGTGGVKAISNYGPVLEVMRRAKSRGFSDVLYLDADTGKNIEEVSAANIFLVKGNTIVTPATSGTILGGITRKSIIEIALDLGYKVEERSVPVEELKEAEEVFCTGTAAGVASVGSITFKNTRSLLPLWIHVYICLEFYIYLLINNLQD from the exons ATGTACTCCCAATCTCCCATAGATATTTTCGAAGGTATTTTTGTGGTAACGTACAAGTCTTGGCTTCGTAATCTAAATaccgaaaaagaaaatgcCTCTAACTTCCCTTcctctctctatatatttcaaccactctctgtctctcttcctctttgtagtttctcaaatattttcttcagAGTTGGCACGACCTCATTAATAATAATCTTCTCTACACCTATCAATAAGAGAtatattttagagtttcacTTTGGTGCACAAACAAAGCTCGTACAACATTCTTCGTATATGGCTCTTCGTCGCTGCTTACCTCAATATTCAACAACTTCATCTTATCTCTCCAAG ATCTGGGGATTTCGTATGCATGGGACCAAGGCAGCAGCTTCTGTTGTAGAAGAACATGTCTCGGGGGCAGAACG TGAGGATGAAGAATATGCTGATGTAGATTGGGACAACCTTGGATTCAGTCTTGTACGGACAGATTTCATGTTCGCCACCAAAAGTTGCAGAGACGGAAACTTCGAACAGGGTTACCTTAGCCGTTACGGCAACATCGAGCTCAACCCTGCTGCTGGAATTCTCAACTATGGCCAG GGACTAATAGAGGGGATGAAAGCGTACAGAGGAGAAGACGGTAGGGTTCTTCTCTTCCGTCCAGAGCTAAACGCGATGCGTATGAAGATAGGAGCTGAGAGAATGTGTATGCATTCTCCTTCTGTTCATCAGTTTATTGAAGGTGTTAAGCAGACCGTTCTTGCAAACAGGCGTTGG gttCCTCCTCCGGGCAAAGGCTCGTTGTATCTCAGACCGTTGTTGTTCGGAAGTGGAGCAAGCTTGGGTGTGGCTGCAGCATCAGAGTACACGTTTCTTGTGTTTGGCTCTCCTGTTCAAAACTACTTCAAG GAAGGCACAGCGGCGTTGAACCTGTATGTGGAGGAGGTGATTCCACGCGCTTATCTTGGAGGAACTGGTGGTGTAAAGGCAATATCCAATTACGGTCCA GTGCTTGAAGTGATGAGAAGAGCAAAATCAAGAGGGTTTTCGGATGTTTTGTATCTTGATGCAGATACTGGGAAGAACATAGAAGAAGTCTCTGCTGCTAATATATTCCTTGTGAAG GGCAATACAATAGTGACACCAGCTACGAGCGGAACGATTCTCGGAGGGATCACACGTAAGAGCATAATCGAAATCGCCCTTGATCTTGGTTACAAA GTGGAAGAACGAAGTGTTCCGGTAGAAGAACTGAAGGAAGCTGAAGAAGTTTTCTGCACTGGAACTGCCGCTGGAGTTGCTTCTGTTGGAAGCATCACTTTTAAGAACACAAggtctcttcttcctctctggATACATGTATACATATGCTTagaattttacatttatctgTTGATAAATAATCTGCAGGACTGA
- the BCAT-1 gene encoding branched-chain amino acid transaminase 1 (branched-chain amino acid transaminase 1 (BCAT-1); FUNCTIONS IN: branched-chain-amino-acid transaminase activity, protein binding, catalytic activity; INVOLVED IN: branched chain family amino acid metabolic process, metabolic process; LOCATED IN: mitochondrion; EXPRESSED IN: 15 plant structures; EXPRESSED DURING: 8 growth stages; CONTAINS InterPro DOMAIN/s: Aminotransferase, class IV (InterPro:IPR001544), Aminotransferase, class IV, conserved site (InterPro:IPR018300), Branched-chain amino acid aminotransferase II (InterPro:IPR005786); BEST Arabidopsis thaliana protein match is: branched-chain amino acid transaminase 2 (TAIR:AT1G10070.2); Has 12211 Blast hits to 12211 proteins in 2505 species: Archae - 154; Bacteria - 7688; Metazoa - 265; Fungi - 412; Plants - 248; Viruses - 0; Other Eukaryotes - 3444 (source: NCBI BLink).) has product MALRRCLPQYSTTSSYLSKIWGFRMHGTKAAASVVEEHVSGAEREDEEYADVDWDNLGFSLVRTDFMFATKSCRDGNFEQGYLSRYGNIELNPAAGILNYGQGLIEGMKAYRGEDGRVLLFRPELNAMRMKIGAERMCMHSPSVHQFIEGVKQTVLANRRWVPPPGKGSLYLRPLLFGSGASLGVAAASEYTFLVFGSPVQNYFKEGTAALNLYVEEVIPRAYLGGTGGVKAISNYGPVLEVMRRAKSRGFSDVLYLDADTGKNIEEVSAANIFLVKGNTIVTPATSGTILGGITRKSIIEIALDLGYKVEERSVPVEELKEAEEVFCTGTAAGVASVGSITFKNTRTEYKVGDGIVTQQLRSILVGIQTGSIQDTKDWVLQIA; this is encoded by the exons ATGGCTCTTCGTCGCTGCTTACCTCAATATTCAACAACTTCATCTTATCTCTCCAAG ATCTGGGGATTTCGTATGCATGGGACCAAGGCAGCAGCTTCTGTTGTAGAAGAACATGTCTCGGGGGCAGAACG TGAGGATGAAGAATATGCTGATGTAGATTGGGACAACCTTGGATTCAGTCTTGTACGGACAGATTTCATGTTCGCCACCAAAAGTTGCAGAGACGGAAACTTCGAACAGGGTTACCTTAGCCGTTACGGCAACATCGAGCTCAACCCTGCTGCTGGAATTCTCAACTATGGCCAG GGACTAATAGAGGGGATGAAAGCGTACAGAGGAGAAGACGGTAGGGTTCTTCTCTTCCGTCCAGAGCTAAACGCGATGCGTATGAAGATAGGAGCTGAGAGAATGTGTATGCATTCTCCTTCTGTTCATCAGTTTATTGAAGGTGTTAAGCAGACCGTTCTTGCAAACAGGCGTTGG gttCCTCCTCCGGGCAAAGGCTCGTTGTATCTCAGACCGTTGTTGTTCGGAAGTGGAGCAAGCTTGGGTGTGGCTGCAGCATCAGAGTACACGTTTCTTGTGTTTGGCTCTCCTGTTCAAAACTACTTCAAG GAAGGCACAGCGGCGTTGAACCTGTATGTGGAGGAGGTGATTCCACGCGCTTATCTTGGAGGAACTGGTGGTGTAAAGGCAATATCCAATTACGGTCCA GTGCTTGAAGTGATGAGAAGAGCAAAATCAAGAGGGTTTTCGGATGTTTTGTATCTTGATGCAGATACTGGGAAGAACATAGAAGAAGTCTCTGCTGCTAATATATTCCTTGTGAAG GGCAATACAATAGTGACACCAGCTACGAGCGGAACGATTCTCGGAGGGATCACACGTAAGAGCATAATCGAAATCGCCCTTGATCTTGGTTACAAA GTGGAAGAACGAAGTGTTCCGGTAGAAGAACTGAAGGAAGCTGAAGAAGTTTTCTGCACTGGAACTGCCGCTGGAGTTGCTTCTGTTGGAAGCATCACTTTTAAGAACACAAg GACTGAGTACAAAGTTGGAGATGGGATTGTTACACAGCAACTTCGATCTATTCTTGTCGGAATACAAACTGGTTCTATCCAAGACACTAAAGATTGGGTTTTGCAGATTGCCTAA
- the BCAT-1 gene encoding branched-chain amino acid transaminase 1 (branched-chain amino acid transaminase 1 (BCAT-1); FUNCTIONS IN: branched-chain-amino-acid transaminase activity, protein binding, catalytic activity; INVOLVED IN: branched chain family amino acid metabolic process, metabolic process; LOCATED IN: mitochondrion; EXPRESSED IN: 15 plant structures; EXPRESSED DURING: 8 growth stages; CONTAINS InterPro DOMAIN/s: Aminotransferase, class IV (InterPro:IPR001544), Aminotransferase, class IV, conserved site (InterPro:IPR018300), Branched-chain amino acid aminotransferase II (InterPro:IPR005786); BEST Arabidopsis thaliana protein match is: branched-chain amino acid transaminase 2 (TAIR:AT1G10070.2); Has 6519 Blast hits to 6519 proteins in 2279 species: Archae - 103; Bacteria - 4487; Metazoa - 263; Fungi - 384; Plants - 208; Viruses - 0; Other Eukaryotes - 1074 (source: NCBI BLink).) — MALRRCLPQYSTTSSYLSKIWGFRMHGTKAAASVVEEHVSGAEREDEEYADVDWDNLGFSLVRTDFMFATKSCRDGNFEQGYLSRYGNIELNPAAGILNYGQGLIEGMKAYRGEDGRVLLFRPELNAMRMKIGAERMCMHSPSVHQFIEGVKQTVLANRRWVPPPGKGSLYLRPLLFGSGASLGVAAASEYTFLVFGSPVQNYFKEGTAALNLYVEEVIPRAYLGGTGGVKAISNYGPVLEVMRRAKSRGFSDVLYLDADTGKNIEEVSAANIFLVKGNTIVTPATSGTILGGITRGRTKCSGRRTEGS; from the exons ATGGCTCTTCGTCGCTGCTTACCTCAATATTCAACAACTTCATCTTATCTCTCCAAG ATCTGGGGATTTCGTATGCATGGGACCAAGGCAGCAGCTTCTGTTGTAGAAGAACATGTCTCGGGGGCAGAACG TGAGGATGAAGAATATGCTGATGTAGATTGGGACAACCTTGGATTCAGTCTTGTACGGACAGATTTCATGTTCGCCACCAAAAGTTGCAGAGACGGAAACTTCGAACAGGGTTACCTTAGCCGTTACGGCAACATCGAGCTCAACCCTGCTGCTGGAATTCTCAACTATGGCCAG GGACTAATAGAGGGGATGAAAGCGTACAGAGGAGAAGACGGTAGGGTTCTTCTCTTCCGTCCAGAGCTAAACGCGATGCGTATGAAGATAGGAGCTGAGAGAATGTGTATGCATTCTCCTTCTGTTCATCAGTTTATTGAAGGTGTTAAGCAGACCGTTCTTGCAAACAGGCGTTGG gttCCTCCTCCGGGCAAAGGCTCGTTGTATCTCAGACCGTTGTTGTTCGGAAGTGGAGCAAGCTTGGGTGTGGCTGCAGCATCAGAGTACACGTTTCTTGTGTTTGGCTCTCCTGTTCAAAACTACTTCAAG GAAGGCACAGCGGCGTTGAACCTGTATGTGGAGGAGGTGATTCCACGCGCTTATCTTGGAGGAACTGGTGGTGTAAAGGCAATATCCAATTACGGTCCA GTGCTTGAAGTGATGAGAAGAGCAAAATCAAGAGGGTTTTCGGATGTTTTGTATCTTGATGCAGATACTGGGAAGAACATAGAAGAAGTCTCTGCTGCTAATATATTCCTTGTGAAG GGCAATACAATAGTGACACCAGCTACGAGCGGAACGATTCTCGGAGGGATCACAC GTGGAAGAACGAAGTGTTCCGGTAGAAGAACTGAAGGAAGCTGA
- the BCAT-1 gene encoding branched-chain amino acid transaminase 1 produces the protein MALRRCLPQYSTTSSYLSKIWGFRMHGTKAAASVVEEHVSGAEREDEEYADVDWDNLGFSLVRTDFMFATKSCRDGNFEQGYLSRYGNIELNPAAGILNYGQGLIEGMKAYRGEDGRVLLFRPELNAMRMKIGAERMCMHSPSVHQFIEGVKQTVLANRRWVPPPGKGSLYLRPLLFGSGASLGVAAASEYTFLVFGSPVQNYFKEGTAALNLYVEEVIPRAYLGGTGGVKAISNYGPVLEVMRRAKSRGFSDVLYLDADTGKNIEEVSAANIFLVKGNTIVTPATSGTILGGITRKSIIEIALDLGYKVEERSVPVEELKEAEEVFCTGTAAGVASVGSITFKNTRSLLPLWIHVYICLEFYIYLLINNLQD, from the exons ATGGCTCTTCGTCGCTGCTTACCTCAATATTCAACAACTTCATCTTATCTCTCCAAG ATCTGGGGATTTCGTATGCATGGGACCAAGGCAGCAGCTTCTGTTGTAGAAGAACATGTCTCGGGGGCAGAACG TGAGGATGAAGAATATGCTGATGTAGATTGGGACAACCTTGGATTCAGTCTTGTACGGACAGATTTCATGTTCGCCACCAAAAGTTGCAGAGACGGAAACTTCGAACAGGGTTACCTTAGCCGTTACGGCAACATCGAGCTCAACCCTGCTGCTGGAATTCTCAACTATGGCCAG GGACTAATAGAGGGGATGAAAGCGTACAGAGGAGAAGACGGTAGGGTTCTTCTCTTCCGTCCAGAGCTAAACGCGATGCGTATGAAGATAGGAGCTGAGAGAATGTGTATGCATTCTCCTTCTGTTCATCAGTTTATTGAAGGTGTTAAGCAGACCGTTCTTGCAAACAGGCGTTGG gttCCTCCTCCGGGCAAAGGCTCGTTGTATCTCAGACCGTTGTTGTTCGGAAGTGGAGCAAGCTTGGGTGTGGCTGCAGCATCAGAGTACACGTTTCTTGTGTTTGGCTCTCCTGTTCAAAACTACTTCAAG GAAGGCACAGCGGCGTTGAACCTGTATGTGGAGGAGGTGATTCCACGCGCTTATCTTGGAGGAACTGGTGGTGTAAAGGCAATATCCAATTACGGTCCA GTGCTTGAAGTGATGAGAAGAGCAAAATCAAGAGGGTTTTCGGATGTTTTGTATCTTGATGCAGATACTGGGAAGAACATAGAAGAAGTCTCTGCTGCTAATATATTCCTTGTGAAG GGCAATACAATAGTGACACCAGCTACGAGCGGAACGATTCTCGGAGGGATCACACGTAAGAGCATAATCGAAATCGCCCTTGATCTTGGTTACAAA GTGGAAGAACGAAGTGTTCCGGTAGAAGAACTGAAGGAAGCTGAAGAAGTTTTCTGCACTGGAACTGCCGCTGGAGTTGCTTCTGTTGGAAGCATCACTTTTAAGAACACAAggtctcttcttcctctctggATACATGTATACATATGCTTagaattttacatttatctgTTGATAAATAATCTGCAGGACTGA
- the BCAT-1 gene encoding branched-chain amino acid transaminase 1 (branched-chain amino acid transaminase 1 (BCAT-1); FUNCTIONS IN: branched-chain-amino-acid transaminase activity, protein binding, catalytic activity; INVOLVED IN: branched chain family amino acid metabolic process, metabolic process; LOCATED IN: mitochondrion; EXPRESSED IN: 15 plant structures; EXPRESSED DURING: 8 growth stages; CONTAINS InterPro DOMAIN/s: Aminotransferase, class IV (InterPro:IPR001544), Aminotransferase, class IV, conserved site (InterPro:IPR018300), Branched-chain amino acid aminotransferase II (InterPro:IPR005786); BEST Arabidopsis thaliana protein match is: branched-chain amino acid transaminase 2 (TAIR:AT1G10070.2); Has 30201 Blast hits to 17322 proteins in 780 species: Archae - 12; Bacteria - 1396; Metazoa - 17338; Fungi - 3422; Plants - 5037; Viruses - 0; Other Eukaryotes - 2996 (source: NCBI BLink).), with protein sequence MFATKSCRDGNFEQGYLSRYGNIELNPAAGILNYGQGLIEGMKAYRGEDGRVLLFRPELNAMRMKIGAERMCMHSPSVHQFIEGVKQTVLANRRWVPPPGKGSLYLRPLLFGSGASLGVAAASEYTFLVFGSPVQNYFKEGTAALNLYVEEVIPRAYLGGTGGVKAISNYGPVLEVMRRAKSRGFSDVLYLDADTGKNIEEVSAANIFLVKGNTIVTPATSGTILGGITRKSIIEIALDLGYKVEERSVPVEELKEAEEVFCTGTAAGVASVGSITFKNTRTEYKVGDGIVTQQLRSILVGIQTGSIQDTKDWVLQIA encoded by the exons ATGTTCGCCACCAAAAGTTGCAGAGACGGAAACTTCGAACAGGGTTACCTTAGCCGTTACGGCAACATCGAGCTCAACCCTGCTGCTGGAATTCTCAACTATGGCCAG GGACTAATAGAGGGGATGAAAGCGTACAGAGGAGAAGACGGTAGGGTTCTTCTCTTCCGTCCAGAGCTAAACGCGATGCGTATGAAGATAGGAGCTGAGAGAATGTGTATGCATTCTCCTTCTGTTCATCAGTTTATTGAAGGTGTTAAGCAGACCGTTCTTGCAAACAGGCGTTGG gttCCTCCTCCGGGCAAAGGCTCGTTGTATCTCAGACCGTTGTTGTTCGGAAGTGGAGCAAGCTTGGGTGTGGCTGCAGCATCAGAGTACACGTTTCTTGTGTTTGGCTCTCCTGTTCAAAACTACTTCAAG GAAGGCACAGCGGCGTTGAACCTGTATGTGGAGGAGGTGATTCCACGCGCTTATCTTGGAGGAACTGGTGGTGTAAAGGCAATATCCAATTACGGTCCA GTGCTTGAAGTGATGAGAAGAGCAAAATCAAGAGGGTTTTCGGATGTTTTGTATCTTGATGCAGATACTGGGAAGAACATAGAAGAAGTCTCTGCTGCTAATATATTCCTTGTGAAG GGCAATACAATAGTGACACCAGCTACGAGCGGAACGATTCTCGGAGGGATCACACGTAAGAGCATAATCGAAATCGCCCTTGATCTTGGTTACAAA GTGGAAGAACGAAGTGTTCCGGTAGAAGAACTGAAGGAAGCTGAAGAAGTTTTCTGCACTGGAACTGCCGCTGGAGTTGCTTCTGTTGGAAGCATCACTTTTAAGAACACAAg GACTGAGTACAAAGTTGGAGATGGGATTGTTACACAGCAACTTCGATCTATTCTTGTCGGAATACAAACTGGTTCTATCCAAGACACTAAAGATTGGGTTTTGCAGATTGCCTAA